aacaccgccgccggCAAACTTGGGACGCGGCAAAGGAGCAAAATCGGTGATGGATTACCGATTCGAGAAGAGGGAGAAGGAGAGAGAGGGAGGGTattgtgggtggggtccattcctatctcaaccaatcacacctttttcctttttttttaaatagtttaccacttcaccaagtgtttaaaccattgccaacatttttcaccaaagtttaaacacttttgcctaattgacatggcgcgctctcattggtcggttttttggtttgccactttaaagtgtttaaccactccttataccctaatAAGATTATACTAAAGTCAACAATGCATATTCTGTTGATTTTTTTAATGTTAATTTacaaatttttttataatttatattgtTAAACAAATTAAACTCCTATCAACCACTTCATTTGGAGTTATGGTTGGAAATATTTTCTATAAGTCAAACTATATTCTAGGTTGAGTATTTAGAATTTTATGACAAAGAAATTTTATAAGCTAGAAGTTGTATATACCGTGAAGTTTCAGGCAGGTCATGGCTGTGGGCACAAAATGATGTTTTGATGAGCCATTATATGGATGGTTTCATTGTATAATGCTTCACCCACTAACAATCATTTTAAGATCAACCGGAAACAAATCTTTTATAGTTGTTGCTACATCAATCACATCCGTCGGAAATCTGTGGGAAATTTCTGACACTTTTCCTACGCATAATAATTTGTGGCTTTTTTTGTCATAAAACTAAGTCCCTTTCTTGTTTGTCGGAATTTCATGGGAAAAGTGTCGGCATTTTCGTTCGTAGGAAATGAGTAGGAAATTTTGATATAAATagtagcagttttctagtagtgttatACATAGTCTCACTTTAATGATACATCACACATCGTAAATTTCAACCACATATAGAAATGCTCCTTTTCTgacaaaagaaaaacaatgtgaAAAGAACCTAATACTCCCACTTTTGTTGGATACGGAATGTTACATCATAAAATATCATCCACACACTTACCATCTTTGAAGTGGTCCCTTTTCACCAAACCATAGGAAAAAAACCAATTTGTTTGTGCAACTTCTTGTTTTAACTATGGGAGAGaataaaaaatcaaatacaaattagAACTTTAGTTAGAGGTGCAGTTCaagtaaaaaaataatatatgtaCTAAGTGTTTTTTGCATTGTGAATAATATAACGGTAACTAGTGTTGAAAGGGAAATAAGGTTCCCAAATTTTGTCGGATCAAATTTCTCAAATTTTTAATTTTCTCAGACAACgatcaaatcttttttttttttaaatcggtTTTGATTCTAATCGAAACCATTAATTTCTTTTTGAAGCGGTTACAAATAAAATGATATCTGATTTCTATACTACTAGAAAAAGGGTTTGTTTGCTACAAAAAGTTGCGACAACTTCCCCACAACCCAAAACTTACGATTGGTTTGCTACGTATTTCTAACAAAAAAGAACATAAAAAAACACTAAAATTTTCCACGAGTTTCCAAAAAAATAGCGACAAAAAATTATTTTGTTGCAAGTCGCAAGGTTAATACTATTTCTGACATTTTAGTGACAACACCAAATCATTTTTATTAGTTAGCTTTTTTATTAATATAAGTTAATTAATAATTTAAGAAACTAAACATAAGTAATTGCCACAAATTTGTGGCAGTTTGAGACAAAAACAAatcgtttattttttttatttattaacataAGTGCAATTTGCGAcaatttatgtatgtatgtatgcatgcatgcatataCTGGTGGCTCTGTGTTGTTCTTTTCAGCACAGTGGCCTCTTACTACACTTCCCTAGTGGAGAGACATCCCCCTCTACGCTAGGTCATCCAAACATCAATCTAAGCATGTTTAAGCATCAAACATGTATTAGCGACGCATTACAAACAATGTAAAAGACCCAAAACTCAAGTAAAATGCCCTCCAAGCTGTTGTCACTGAATATGGTCTAACAACATACTCTGTCTTCTTTGACTTGTGTTTACTTTTGTGTTCTAGTTTTGGATGAAAGATGTTCCTCCTCTTGTATCTTCCAACATCGTTCATTCAATCATTAGTGAGGACCGGTCATTGAGCGAAGTATTTGCTCTTCATCATCTTGTTCGTGTCCGAGTGAATGTATGCTGATTGTATATTTAATTGACCTATCAAGATTACTTATTTGGCTTAAGGATAAGTTTTGAAGTTCTTATGAGATGctttgtgtaatatatttttaaccttTCAACCACATCATGCTacaaaaataacttatatttaGAATTGTAAATTACAACTGCTCAATCGCAATTCCAACATTAGCAACTTAGCATGTAAAAAGCACCCACTATTAGTGAAACTATACATGCCTACTTTTCCTACTTAAAGAAAAACGTGATATTAGCACTTGGATGTCATCAACAGGATTGCTTTTTAGTCTTTTTAATTCGCTTTCCCATTCATGGACAGTCTTGCCAAAAAGAAAGCAGCCCAAAACTTTAATAGCTAATGGGTGACCGTTAACATATTCAATTACTTGCTCCGAGAGCTCTTTGAAGTCCTCTTTAGAATGTTTTTGATTAAAGGCATACAGACTAAAGAGTTCTAGAGCTTCATCATTATGTAAAGGCTCAACTTCATGAATTTTCTCCACACCATGAGCACATAGTAATTGTCTATCTTCTCCCGTTACTACAACTAAACTTCCCGGTCCAAACCAAGAATGTGAACCAGCTAGAGCTTCTAAATACTCCAGTTGATCCCCATCATCAAGAATCAGCAAGACCCGTTTTGATTTCATAATTTGTATCATTACACTACTTCCTTCACTAACGCTCCTTATTTTTCTCTCGGATTTTGTGATGTCCTCAATGATTTGCCTTTGAAGTTGAATCATCCCATGCTTTTTAACGTTGTCTTTCACATTTTCACAGAAGACGCAATCGTCAAAGTGGGCATATAATCGGTTGTAAACAGCTTTGGCAATTGAAGTCTTTCCAATACCCTGGAGTCCACATATGCCGATCATGTGAACCTCACTTGACCCGGCATATTGCAACAAGTTCATTTGCTCTGTACGGGAATGTATCCCGACTAGCTTCTCACCAATATGTAAGCATCCAACGTTTAACTCGTTGAAGATATGTCTTGAGATCATGTCAATAAACTTTGACTCATAGCTGTCAATCAAAAAAAGACAATACACATATGATAAACTAAATTGACAGAAACCTCCAAAGAAAAACCAAACTGTTAAAAGTATATCAATTCAATAATTAAAGGATTATTAATGAAATGAATTTATCTGGAATTAGCGTATTTGATTAGTCTGCGTTTATATTTGTgaatatttgtatttttttacATCGACTTGTTATTTTGATTCAAAAGATTAAGACATCTTAGATTTATATTTTGAGTTCTTGTTATTATCAATGtatgtttaataaaaaaatattaatacatAACATATTCGGTTTCAGTTTGTACCTAAAAATTCCTAATGAAATAAATAAGGATATATTTCCCTTGGCAAGAATGTTGTTGGGTTTTGCATGACGTGTTTCGGTTTTAGTTTCTACCTAAAAAATGTTATAGTATATAACATATTcgattaaaaataaattaattattcAAAATTTTCCTGATCTTTAAAGTCAATATTCCTAATGAAATTAATAAGGATATGAATATACAAATTTAAGTAACAGATTTGAATAAATGAAGAAATTGCAAGTTGCATGTATAATTCTTAGCTGGGTTTGTTTCAATTTCATCATGTATAATTTTTCTTAGGTGTTTTCTTTCTTCGGTAGGTTCAAACCGAATCAACATTATTTAAGTACTAGGATGACCGATGAAAATTATCAAATGCCATGGAACCGAAACAAATTCAAAATCATCTTGTATTGGTGCACGCTGAGGTTCCGTTTAAGAATTGGTTTTAAAGAAACGGCTTACTCACAAACTCTTTAAACATACTCCTAAATCTACACCAATGTCTGTCCAAGATGGGACTAAAACACACAACTATTTGGGGAGATATACCTATACCAAATACCGCTAAACTACAAGCCTTTTGGTAAGTATGAACCATGTTTAAAGCTATGTTTGAGGTTTCTTGAAATTCTGAGGTTAATCAATTAGCAACCATCCCTAGCTAGAAAAACACTACTAAAAGAACCATCAACCTTAGCAAACCATGAATGactaagattaaaaaaaaaagtaattacCCATTGGCCAGATCTTCCAGATCCCATCCTGGTAAGTTTGCAGCTTTGGTCAAAGCTTCCTTCAATTGAGCCCCCTCTGTTTTCTCTAGGATGTCAAGTTCTTTTAAGGCTTCTACATAGGTGTTGGGTCCATTAACCACCTTTTGTGGCTTCACACTATAAAAAATGGGGCAAATTTGATATTTGTCCTGATCTTTCTCCTTGCACTCAAGGATTTTCAGAAGCTCCCTCAAACAAGATGGCGAGGAAGCTaagctttcagaaaatataaccacCAGAAACCTTGATTGTTCAATGGCTCTTTGGATTTGTGGAAATCTCTCTTCTCCTCTCTGCAGGTCCTCGTCTTCTTTAAAAGCGCGAATTCCTTTTCGTTTGAAGTCGGTAAATAGATGGTCCACAAATCTTTTAATGATATTATCACGTCCAAAACTCATGAAGACATCATAGGACCAGGTGTGATTAGTATTAGCCATTGTCTTTGGTGAAAGCTGCGTGTAACCAGCTACTTGTAACTACACCAATACGAAACTCAAAGGAATGAAAGAAGAAAGGCAGATTTTGGTGATCAAAGGAATGCAAGGAGTTAGCTGTTGTAGTTGCAAGAGGAGCGAAGAAACACTTTGAGTGATCAATGCTTCATCTTTTTCTTATCTTTCCaattggatatatatatatatatatatatatatatatatatatatatatatatatatatagggagccgctagaatgaaaaccaccccgagttgtaagaaccgcgagaactacaccccacgggtgggcgatatatatatatatatatatatatatatatatatatatatatatatatatatatatatatatagagtggggatcttacggaaagtgtgtttttcctaaaaagtgtaaaaagtcataaaacacaataatttcaggcataaaacacacctaaaactcacaaataatagaatgaatattactaaaacaccatattcaaactctaatagtccataaaaacttcaaacacaccatcgtagaactatgaatataaaacacacaatgctaaacaacataaaacacaataatatttgtcattccacaatcagagccttaacatctaaaacacaacacaaaacccacatacatgatgttttagtaatcttcatcatattatttgtgggtttttggtgtgttttatgcttgacattatggtgttttatgtctttttacactttttaggaaatttggactttctggccaactcctatcctatatatatatatatatatatatatatatataataaaagaaatctgtTTTGgtacacttgtcattctctcatttaattgattaaaattattaataatactaaaaataataatatttaatctaaaaaactaacggattgataataaacaaataattcaATAAACTTGATAATTAAAGTTAGTAAAGTTTCATACAGTCATAATCAAGTAGTCGGTTATAGAATaccttttaatttatttataattttatgTGATAGAACATAATTTTCAAAACTGTACACAtttgttgatttaaaattttAGTAGATAAGATTATAACAAATATAACTCATCCACCTAATAATACGTGTTTATGGTTTAGATAAAGTTTTATGTATATAATAATTTTTAATGTATTATCTATCTATctactatataataaaataaattaaccAAGTTTTTAAATCTTATcgtactttaataaaatattatcctcaaatctaaatttttaatttaatagatttttaaaataaatacctttctttcctacttatcttatattaaatatataaataataaattaatattaaatgttaccctagtttattaaaaaaaattattatttggtatacaaaattatatttattcaactcatgtaaaACGCacggtttttaaaaatataatttttttattatttactacaaatataattttttttattatttactataaatataattttttttaattatttactatacaaagttacatttatataacccgtgtaatacacgaagtttttaaagatataacttttttatcatttgctatgtaaaattagatttattcaagacgtgtaatacacaaggtttttaaggatataatctttttattatttagtagaTTTTTCAATCCGACTATAtatgggttttttaaagatataacatttttagtatttaatatacaaaattacatttatttaatctgtgtatagacatggtttttaaagatatacctcttactttaaatataatttttttcaattatttactatacaaagttgcATTTAtataactcgtgtaatacacgaagtttttaaagatataacgttttttatcatttgctatgtaaaattagatttattcaacacgtgtaatacacaaggtttt
The Helianthus annuus cultivar XRQ/B chromosome 6, HanXRQr2.0-SUNRISE, whole genome shotgun sequence genome window above contains:
- the LOC110865900 gene encoding disease resistance protein RUN1; the protein is MANTNHTWSYDVFMSFGRDNIIKRFVDHLFTDFKRKGIRAFKEDEDLQRGEERFPQIQRAIEQSRFLVVIFSESLASSPSCLRELLKILECKEKDQDKYQICPIFYSVKPQKVVNGPNTYVEALKELDILEKTEGAQLKEALTKAANLPGWDLEDLANGYESKFIDMISRHIFNELNVGCLHIGEKLVGIHSRTEQMNLLQYAGSSEVHMIGICGLQGIGKTSIAKAVYNRLYAHFDDCVFCENVKDNVKKHGMIQLQRQIIEDITKSERKIRSVSEGSSVMIQIMKSKRVLLILDDGDQLEYLEALAGSHSWFGPGSLVVVTGEDRQLLCAHGVEKIHEVEPLHNDEALELFSLYAFNQKHSKEDFKELSEQVIEYVNGHPLAIKVLGCFLFGKTVHEWESELKRLKSNPVDDIQVLISRFSLSRKSRHV